One genomic segment of uncultured Desulfobacter sp. includes these proteins:
- a CDS encoding DUF4911 domain-containing protein has translation MQTVVKEYMVDKTKIGFIRFIFEAYEGIAVVTTLEPGTGHIRLAMPPDRQDEVNMVTQALKKDFYFEPR, from the coding sequence ATGCAAACTGTTGTAAAAGAATATATGGTGGACAAAACAAAAATCGGATTTATTCGTTTTATTTTTGAAGCCTATGAAGGTATAGCCGTTGTCACAACATTGGAGCCTGGAACCGGCCACATCCGGCTTGCCATGCCTCCGGACCGGCAGGACGAAGTAAATATGGTCACGCAAGCGTTGAAAAAGGATTTTTATTTTGAGCCAAGATAA